CAATCAGCCTGTGTTTTAGGATCACTTGAAATAATTTCGTTCTGTAGTTAAGCCACCAACTCAGTATCTAGTTAAATTCAGTTTTTCCCCTTACTTTCAGTTTTTAggttctctcctttctcttatagGTAACTTTTTATTAGTTTTGTGTTGTCCTTCAATTGTTCttattgttgtattttttttaatataagcaaatatgtgtttatattatCCTTCTTGTCCCAGATAGAAGTTTTCATTCTTTACACtctattttgtacttttttttttttaacctacagtAGATCTGGAGCATCACTCCATGGCAGTTACAGATATATTTCTCATTCCTTATTACAGCCACATGATCCTACATTGATAGGTATACCTTAGTTTATTCAGTAGTCTCTTATTGGTAGTTAATTTGAGTTATTTACAGTCTTTGCTTATTACATTTAGTGCTGcagtgtatatttattttgtatatttttgcctgtGTTTTAGGGTTATGTTCCTAGAAGTCAGATGTATATGAACTTCACTGGGTATTGCTAAATACTTCTCCATTCTTCATTCCTaccagcaacatatgagagtGCCTGTTTCTGCACAGCATGTGTGGTCCTGTTTCAGGGTCATCAACATTTCTCCTCTATTAGCTGTCTCTTCATACCTCTTGCCTATTTTCCAAAGGATTGTTAGtctttgtttcctctgttttAGGAGCTACATATTAAATCTTTGTGATGTAGGTTGCAGATATTTTTCCacttacttttgtctttttacttaAGTTTTTTTGTCATCCAAAAATgatttgttagtttttatggatTATTTCAGTTACCTCTGAATTTTTCCTCATTCTCAGATTATATTAGCTATGGAAGAATTCacccatatttttttcttttgcatatctGGTTTCATTCTATATGTTTAGATCTCTTATggatttagaatttattttattgtatagtGTGAGAGATTGATCCAATTTTTATCTGGTTCCATGTGATTATACAGTAATCTCATAACATCACTTACTAAAAAGTCCTCTTTTCCTCACACTAATTTGAGatgctgtgttttttgttttttttttgttttggtttggtttggtttttgtgggggttttttgtatTACTGTACTCTCTCACTTTCCTTAACCTGATTGAGAAGTTTTAAAGtaacaaagttaaaaatgagTATAACTATTAAACTGTAAAGTATATTTTTAGGGGTACctaatgtttctaattttatatcCAAGTACAATTGAATTATTGGCAAGGAAACTTTAAAACTGCAAGTTGTATTACTTTAAATACTAATAAAGTGTTATTTCCTTACAGTGCCACAAGGTTGCAGTAGTGAGAGAAGATAAATTAGAAGGCAAGTATTTTAGCAATTTAGCTAGCTTTTCCTCTTAAGGCATCAGTGTaggtacaataaaaaaaaaatctgccactAACGTCTCATATATTTAGCTGTTTTACTGAAGAgccatatattccttttattagTAGTTTCTGAAACATGTTAAAATATGATACTATACTAACTTCCTATTTTCAAGGCCAATAGCtgctaacatttataaagcacttttacCACAGGATTTCAAAACTCATGACAAACATGTAAAACCTTTTATGAATACATAAGGAACATCCCATCAACTGTAAAAAGACAGTGTTCTCTAAATATCGCATTGTGTTCCATAAcaattttttgaagaatattgaAGAATGCTTTTTAAAGTCAATAAGACTTAGTATGACTTCTAAATTaaatttgtttacccatttcaAGACTGTTAAtgctactgttttattttttattacccAATTCAAAGGAATTTTGAACAGTCAGGGTCCATGTGATCTTGGATTATGTCTTAAGACAAAACCTGCACTGTTGTACTTTGTATATAGATGCCCACCAGTGGAGTCCTTTTCTTACAAATTAACTTTAAGGTATTCAAGATAGTAGAAATgtccaatattttctttctgaattctgACAATGGTAGATTTATTCGTCCAGTAGATACATAATGAGTATCTATTCTGTATCAATCTTTGTACTAGGCACTGGAGACTTGGAACAAGTTAGGCGTTAGTCCCTTCCTTCATGGAACCTAAAATTTGTTCTTAAGatgttcttttgtgttttttatctGCAGATTTATCTGGTTTatagtatttttgttatatatagtttttttttgtaaactaaAATTGAATTACATAAGTGAGACTTCTCAGAAATTAGTTATTCCTCAATTATATGCTAGTATAAGATTCTTccctgactgaaaaaaaaaagaaaaaacacacacatcatAGTATGATCAATCATTCAttagtatttactgagtgtccacTGGATGAGTGATATCCTCACAGGTACTGTACTTAAAACTGACTCACCACCTACCTTTCATAATGTCCTTGTCACAGACAGAAGAGTTGCTATTATTCTATATATATGACTGTTTGGCCTTTTAGAGCTTTTGGGATCACCACAAATTACAAATGGTTTTAATGCAGCAGGGTTTCTTGTTAAAGTCACCACCATGCTATGAAGTTTGTGTATTAACAGACTGCTTTTCCTGTTGACTTGTAGCAGTGAAGTCCAAGCTAGCTGTGACTGCCAGCATACATGTGTACAGCATCCAGAAAGCCATGCTAAAGGACAGTGGGCCTCTGTTCAATACCGACTATGACATCCTTAAAAGCAACTTGCAGAACTGCAGCAAGTGAGCTCCTTAATGTTCCTTGTGGGCTTCTTTACGAATTGGTTTTGTAAGATGTTTACACAGTGGCTGCCTCTTAAGAGTGAACGCCAAGTCTAGTAAAACCCCATTTATCTTGCAGTAAGACACATGCCTGGTTTTATTAGTACATCATAAGGTGAAAAATAGCAGCCACAACCCATATTGAAAACCCCAGTGGACTCCCCATAAATCTCTTTCTCATGTATTTATCCTGTCATTACCAACAGAAATGTTTGTGGTGCCCCCTCTTTACTCCTTTACTCTAGTCTTTGCTTGTCTaaatcctactcatccttcaagaacCAGTTCAAATGTTGTCCTTCAAAAAACTGTTCCTAATTTGATATCCCTCTACCTTCCATCCAGAATCAGTTGATCTTCCACAGCCAGGATCGGGTCTTGTTTTTTTGTATCTTTCAcagcacagggagaagatggactATAATAATGCACGTTGGTTTTGGAAACTGATGGTCATGGGCTTGAGTTGTGGCTTTGTTGTTTAATGGCCTGGtggctttggacaagttatttaaactcttttgagctttggtttcttcatctttaaattggATATAATAATGCCTACTTTGTGAGGTTGTATAGAGGGTTCATACCAGATCCCCAGACATATATTGAATACCTACTACTTTGACAGGTACTAAGGATGATAATTTGAATTAATTCAACAAAGATCTGATGAGTATGTGTGATGTGCCACATACTATAGAGTCGATATGGCCCAGTACCTGCTTATGAAACTGATGGTCCTATGGGGGCCAATTACAGTACAGTGTGACAGTGCTACAATGGGAGTAATAGGGTGGGAGGATGTTGTAGGGGGCACTCATCCTCCCCGCAACCCTGCCTTTTTGGTTGTGGAGTGAGGGGGCAAGACAGAGGTGGCGTCTTGAACAGAACATCTAAGTTGAGGCCTGAAGTCGTAGTAGAAGTAGTCAGAGGAAAGTGGGAGAGTAAGAACAGGGTTGAGAGAAAACATGGTGCTTGTGCAGAACCACATAGTTTTCTATGGCTGGAACTTAAAGTGAGGGGCAGGAAATAATGATACAAGGAATCAGACTATGATTTGACTACTGGGATAAGGAATTCAGACTTTATTACAGGGGCACaggggagccactgaagatttTGAAATAGATGATTGAAATGATCAGAATTGCATTACAGAAAGATCACTTTGGCTGCAGTGGTGAAAACAGATCTGAAGGGAGTAATCTGATGGCAAGGCCATCAGGAAGGAGTTATGTTGCAGTTATTCAGGGTGGAGATGACAGTTATCTAAAGTACAGTAATGGTGTTGGGGATGGAGAAGTACAAAGGTTAGAGTCATACCATCAAAAACTGGATGGTATGGTAGTGGTTAGAGACCAGGAGAATGTGTATGGTGGGGCCATGGTTGGCGGAAGGAGCTGTTGATGGTGTTAAGGATGATGGCCATGTTTCTGGCTTGAATTGCTGGATGGGTATTGGTACCATCGCTAAGAATGGGAGTATATGAGGAGGAGCAGGCtttgggagagagggaaaaatgatGAATTGGGTTTGGACATGTTGAATTTGAGTACCCTGTGGGGAGTCCAAGTGGAGATGTCCATTGCAATAGATAGGTGAGTCTAGAGCTAAGGAGAAAAATCTGGGGTAAAGGTAGAGATTTTGGAATCAGAGAAAATAGGCGATTAATTGGGCTACAGCAATAGATACAATCATTCAGAGAGAATGTATAGAATAAAAGAAGGGCAGAAAGTAAAACTCTAGCCACAAGTACTAGCAGGATAACCTTGGGGAAATTaacctctctgcttcagtttccttgtcagTAAAATTAAACTAACGATAGTATCGATCTCAGGGTTGTAGACAattgaattaatatatgtaaagcatttagaacagtgcttagcacacagtaagcactatTTAAGTGGCAGCCATTTTTTAAGCAATGGGCAGAAAAAGGAGCAGCCAGAGGTAAGAGGAAAATCATGAGAGCATATGAAGTTCTTAAAACTAAGGAAAGAGTTTCCAGAAGGAGGGACTGAATGACAGTTCAAACCTTGCTGAGAAGCTAAGTAAAATAGGAACTGAAAAGTGATGGCCGTGGTAAGAGCATTTTCAGTGGAGTGACCACATTCTGGTCAACTGAGTAGATGGGATGTAAGGAAGTGAGACAGCAAATACAGAGAACTTTCCAGAAAATTTGAcagtaaaatggagagaaaagggaggtaaCTTGCTacaaaggaattgaaaataagggatgataaatacatttttaaagttgagAATGCCTTGAACTTGTATTACTAGGAAAGAGCCGCAAAAGAGGAAATAGTTGAAGATACTGAGGGAGGTGGAATAACTGATAGAGCTGGGCCCTTgaggagaaatagaaatagaattgccaaaaataatttctgtaagtTCCGTTAAAATAGGATTGTGTCTATTTTGTTAACCGCTATATACCAAAATGGTGCCTGGCAAATGATAAGCATTTAGTAAATAAttgttgagtgaattaatgaTAGAcattagttcttttctttctttagctcAAAACCTTGAAGGTAGTAGGCAtaccaatatttattaaatacacaaGTATAATTATACAGCTAAAGAGTAATAATTTATGTCTTTTGTCTTTTAGGGAaggattataagaaaatattaacaccCTGatgtatttatgtaaattaattatTAGATTTAAGAAATAGTctgttttaaaatctagttgTGGCATGTCAAGCTCTAAAAATCAACTCTGTTGTATCTAGCAcgtaagcaaacaaaaataaaattgactcaAAACTCCAAAATGAAATTTGCATAGGGACCACCAATAAACATGGCAAGTAGAAATGTGATAGTAGGAAGCCCTTTAATAAACCTTttcttaaatacttaaaatatccTCTATAGAAATGTGAAGAATTTATCTCTAATAAAGAAGTTTGTGTTTAGTCCTGAGAATTACAGGCCAGGTGAGATCTGACTCattgtttcatgtgttttaaGAAGTGTTGTGACAGGAAAAAAGCTGAAATTTTAGGATTGAGCAGATTCTTCTCTCAGACATGTTCCCAGCCTAACTTGGTCTCTTCCCCATTGCCAGTTCCTGGTCCTGACCCTAAGGTGTGGAATGTAGACCAAAAGGAGAAAGAGTTGTCTTAGGGCCAACTTTAGATGTtgtcaatgaaataaaacattgctCTTTTCCTTGTACATGGAAGCCTTGCAAGGCCAGAGAGGAAGACTGGTGGGTGAAAGGAAATGATTTCCGTCTGTTCTGAACTCTGATGCACAAACTATTTGTGTTAATCTGGGGCTTTCTATGTGGACCATAATAAATCAGTAGAATGTTTTTGGAGCTGTGGGCTCTAGCTTGGGGCTGCTCAGCCTAAAGTTACTTCTGAAATCAAGTGATTTtatcagggatttttttcttaggCCAGTTATTCTAGCAGTTAATCTTGAAGCTGTACATGATTAATCTCTAATGTAATTGCTATCACCACATAGTTTCTTAACCTCCATCTTTTCCCACCCCAAGTTGacttaaaataatctttcagtGACTTAAATAATCTGTCATTCAACCTGTATTTCTATGTGCCAGGTCTTGTACTGGGTACTTGAAATACAAAACATGAATAATAATACACTTAACCTTCAAGGAGCTCTCAACTACCCCAATAAGCAAAAGACTGGGGGAAATAAAATGCTGTTCTTTGTTAGGAAATGTTGGAAAACTAAAGCAAAGTACAGCCATTTGAGAAGGCTGAATCGGTTACCCATTCACAGTATAGAACATTACATTATGGATTTTTGTGAAATAGGCACATCTACAATGATTAAAGAAGAGATGAATGTTCCCTTTAATATGCTATGAAGTTTGTTACAAATTTCTTCACTTGGCTATGGGCATACTTGTCTGGGGCTGTTAGTTGAGattattagaaattattattaacaAATGACTGTAAAGGACCACAGGTTATAGGAGCCAGTAGCTCTGTTCCCAGCTGCTTCCATATTTTCAAGCATGATCCATTCTGGCTGGGAGAGTTGCCaggaaatgttaatatttaaaactcttaattttgATTCAGTCAATATTTATAGTATATCAAGCCCTATAAGGTGAAGGTCTTTAAAAACAAGAGATAACCATTTGGTTTACCAAGGATAGTGAAATTactaactttaaattttaaactttaaaatttaactttaaattttccaTATGGTATGGTAGAAGACACCTTCCAATTTTAGTTCTATTACTAACGAGTTGTATAACCTAGGATAATTCACTCACTTTTCTCCAGCACTTGTtgcataaaataatttctcaaatccATTCTGGTTctaaaatttcctaattttatagTATTAGGGTCAGAAAGTATTGTGTGGAAGAAGCAAGAGTTTGAAAGTACGGCTTGAAGTTGACATTAATTTAATGTGACCTATCTGTCCTCAGGTTTAGTGCCATCCAGTGTGCAGCTGCAGTCCCTAGAGCTCCTGCTGAATCCTCATCTTCTGAAAAGTTTGAGCAGTCAGATCTTCCAGTATCACCTGAGACACAAGCCAATAATGAGTTGACCACCAATGGTCATGGCCCACCTGTCCCCAAACAGAGTTCCCAACAGCCCAAAGGAATTATGGGCATGTTTGCTGCTAAAGCTGCTTCTAAAACCCAAGATACCAACAAGGAAACCAAAACAGAGGCTAAAGAGGTCATAAATGTAAGTCTTCTTTAAGATATGCTTTTACTGTCCAGAGTAGGTAACTAGAAAAGCACTTCATAATTCCAGTGGTAGTAGTTTAATTCACAAGGTTCTGATATTTAGTTCTGATTTTTCTAGTTTAGTTTAAATCCTTTAATTCTTGATACTCTCACCGTAAGTAgtcctttttcttttggtaatACTTCTTACCAAGCTTCAGATTCTCCTGTAAAATGTAATGCTTGCCCTGTACACAtgacaggattgttgtgagaccCAATTGAAATAATGCATGTGAGAACATCTTGAAACTGTAAACTACAAAGAATTGCATATTAGCAGTATGTCATTTGGCAACATCTTACATTCTGGGGTTTGCCACGTATGCCTGCCTTCCTAGTATATTTAACCTTCTCATTCTATTTTATGAGTTCTTGTTGTTTTCCTTCATTCactttccttagtttttttttattgttcagtCATCTGAACATTGACTTAAAACACATTGATCTGGGCATTGACTTAAGAAAAGTCTCATTAagataactattaaaaataatctagaaagCATAATTATTGTCACTAGTATCATTACTTTCGTTGTCTTTTTAAAGCTTCCActttgggagaggagaggagaggagaggtagACAGAAGACGCTGGCATCTATAGGACTTCTGTGTGCCAGTAGTTTGATCTTTGTTTAAATCCTCTAATCAATTCTGTGAGGGAGATATTATCGTCTCCATTTTGTATGTGGTGAAACTGAAGCTTAGATTTGTTAAGTAATATGCCTGGATGTCATATTGCTCTAAGTGGTGGAGCCAGCATTCCGTTCCACTTACAGTGGTTACAAATGTAATGTTTTGGAGGTCTTTCCTGATTGTGTACTGCTTCTGATCTGTTTTAATTCTGTCAAGCTAAGTAGTTTTTAAACATACTCAAGAAAAGTTTAGGTGCATTCATGgataataattttataagaacTATGAGGAACTAAGCTTTGGAGATTTACTCCAGGTATTGTCTGGTCTGGATTTGTTCTTGTATCTAACACCTACACATTTTGGCATGATACTGTAGAGACTGTACGATCATGATAGTGTGCTCTGCTGTTGAAGAGATTTTTGTGGAAGAGACCGTGACTTGAAGAACAGCCTAAACACTAGAGAAAAAAAgtcatgtgtattttcttttccatgcttTTAGGCATCTTCGGCAGGCAACAAGGCACCAGGGAAAGGGAATATGATAAGCAATTTTTTTGGAAAAGCTGCTATGAGTAAGTATGTTCTTACCTTCTTTTGACTAATAcatgaattttaatataatcaCTTGTTATATCTGAGGTGAAAGCGACTTTGTCCAGTTTTTACCCATTTAACACACTACCAAGTAACATTCCTGCATCTTAACATAAATTTACAGTCTACTGACCTATAAATTGCTGAACGTAACCAACTGGGACAGTGGATTTTACAAGGTGAGCTGAGCTCAGTTTAGATCTCTTGGAGGGTAGTTTGCGTATTCTCATTTTTACTTCATGCCTTGAAAAGagaattaaacatttgttttgtaGGGTTCTTAAAAGTGGGTGATTAAAATAAGAGGGAGGCTACCTGGTTAAGCAGTGTATTGTTGGGGTTAATATAGTGGATGCTGGGGTCAGTTTGCCTGGTGTGACCATTGTTAACTCCATTTCCCAAGGGgctacaaaaacaaattttttgcctttctttagTTATTTTTGCAGATTACTTATAGTAATGAACTAAACCTCAGTATGAATTAGAAGGGCCCAAGTGGTAATGGccatttaaaagcatttactttttGGGGAAGCAGatctcctttatttaaaaaaaatttagataagaATACTTTCatatagaaaaagaatatgaaaatgaatgtatgattgtatatgtatgactagagaacatcatgctgtacaccagaaactgacataacattgtaaactgactatacttcaataaaaaagaaagcaaattttaaaaaaggaaaaaaaaaaaagaattcttccaCAAAGAACTAATAATCACATATTTCCATATTTCTCATATCAAGTACACATTCCCTGAGAGTATGTGGCCAGAATACGAGGAAGAATGCAGGAGTTGCAGGGTAATTATGACACACTTCTTGGAGCATCAATTTTACAAAGATTTTGTGGGAAGCATTTTGTCACATGCCTACgcaagcaaaataagtcagaaatCTGCTTTTCTGTGATGTTCAAATTGGTATAGGACAGGTTAGGGTAATAGTTTTTTTATTTGCCATAAAACCTATCAGGGAACATTTTTAtgttctgaaaaaatatttaaaatttgctaCTTTCAGATTATTGGGAAGCACGATTATATTGCAGGCACGGTGTGTAGGAGGACTCCCTACTTCTGTGAAAATAGATCATGCTGCATGGCTGGTATTTGTCCACTATATGTAGTCAGATTGTGTGGTTTCTTGGCAACTTTGATGAGGCCCACatgtttatttgttgtttctctttttatgtatatataaccttaaaaaacaatgaattttaaaataattattatttctaaatacttAAAGATGTGACTGTTTGCAAATTGTAAAAGCCAAACAGaagtatacatttatttattaatgtgtttagcaaatatttattgagcacctacttcgTGCTTCACACCATTATGCACTAGTGATACCATGGAGAAAATGCCCTTATGGCCCTATATCCTACTGAAatagacagacaaataaatacagaaaaaatagttAACGATTATAATTGCAAGGCAGAGAATAACAGGATGTTACGATAGAATGTAATGGAGGAGGAAAACCTggataaaataaagaatgaaatattcaaCTAATTCAAAGAATGGCTTACAAAGctgatttatttaacaaatttttttttaagactgagtgtttaaattaaaattatgaatgtttttattatatttgacaCATAACAAGATCATTGCAACAAAAATGAAGCTTGAGGGTTGGATGAAGAGAGTTGATTGTGGGACCTGAACCATTTAAAACTTAATGCTGggtaataacaagtgttggcaaggatgtggagaaattgaatcCTCATACGTTGTTgtggggaatgtaaaatgatgtgctcactttgaaaaacattgtGGCAgtgcttcaaaaaattaaacatagtcaCCCAGCACTTTGACTCCAAAGTATCTATTCAAGTGAATTAAAACtgtatatccacacaaaaacttgtacacaaacaTACATAGCAGTACTCTTAATAACCAAAAAGGTCCATCatctgataaatggataaataatatgTGGTATATCTTTCtgatggaatattatccagctataaaaaggaataaattactgatatatgctacaacatagatgaaccttgaacgttacacagaatgaaagaagccagacacaaaaggccacaggTTGTATGactgcatttatataaaatgttcagaataggtaaatctatagagacagaaagtatattaGTGGTTATTAAGGGATGGATTGGGGAATGacgctaatgggtacagggtttcttttgagggtgatgaaaatattctaaaattggatAGTGGTGTTGTTGcaattaaaaaccactgaattgtacactgtaaaagggtaaattttatgatatgtgaattaaaTCTCAGTAACAAAAACCATAGtgctttgtatcttttaaaaaaaaatacagcattggtgacaaaatttaaaagtcatcatctattatctttctttatttaaaaagatatttcatattttcttaagTATAAAAAGGAGATGCTTTTCTGTTGTCACAATTTGTCAGCTGCATACTCTTGGGAAGCATCTTTTAATCCCTCTGActcttaatttcctcatctaacAAATGAGAATGTTGGTACCTCATAAAGTTGTATTCATTTTTTCTAAGCTCTGCCTTTACTGTCATTTGGCCTGGGGGCTGTGATATGAGGGATTaggaggaagcagaaatgaaaacagttACAGCTAGAGTGGTAGTTGGAAAGGATAAATATTCTCTTGACTAGACCATGAGCTCTTTAGGATAGGGactgttttttattcctttagaCCCTGTTTCTAATATATCATGTGGCACTTAGTAAACTGTCAAAGGAATGATAGATTAATATTACATGATGGGGTTATATATCATCTGCTATACTTTATTTATAGATAAACTTAAAGTCAATTTGGATTCAGAACAAgtagtgaaagaagaaaaaaaactggagCAACCTCCACTCTCTGTCACTGAACCAAAGCTGGCAGCCCCTGTGGGCCTGGAGAAATCTAGCAAAAATATAGAGCCTGTTAAGatgcagcagaaggaaaaaaaaaggtaggaaaatTTTGTTGCTTGTTGGGGAAGAGTTTCTCTGCTGGGGGTGAGAAAGTCTGTTTGGGCTCATTTGCAAGCAGGCAGTTTTCAGTTGAGTATCAAATTCTTCTTAATGCCTTAGGGATACAGCTATATAACTAGAATGAACAGAGAAGCTCCATAGCTTAACTAGTGAAGCAAAACTGTGGAATCAGCCCATTCAGTTGATTTAGAGCCCAAAGCCAGTTTTGGGGGCCCTGTTGATCTAAAttgattgtcttttcttctttacttcattttatatttgtggaCATGGCATTAAGTATGCCTgattgtctgtctgtgtgtctgtttttcacTTCAGATTGCCAAATGAGGGGTTACTGTTTCCAgtgaaatttaagagaaaaagttctttgttttctttttatatcaatgagtttatttttcaagtggtaaaatgtaattagaaaagaaaataaaacgcACACAAGCTGTTAAAAATGAATCCAGGAATTTGAGACACTACCTCATAGTTGGTAGGAATTAGTCTGTTGAAAGAAATTCTAAAGGACACTGTCAGCACTGATAGGCCCAGAAATACTTGACTTTTGTGGCAAGGTTGGGGCTACTCTGTTAGAAAACGTCAGCAAAATGCTGAAGTTTCAGAGGGTCAGAGTTCTGTCCAGTGGGCCTCACCTCCTAGGAACATGATATGTATGGATTAAAATGTCTCCAACCATGAGACATTTTACATTACAACACTCGTTGATGGTTATTGCCAGGAATGCATTCAGTATTTCACCACTAAATAGGATGTTAACTGTGTGTCTTTAATAGATGCCCTTCACCAGTTTCAGATAgttcttttctattcctagtttgctaagatATTTTATGACTGGGTGTTGATTTTTGacagatgctttttctgtgtttattgaggTCATCATATAGTgtttctgttaatgtggtgaattacacTGACTAGTTTTCAagtgttaaaccaaccttgcattcctgagcTAAACCTCAGTTAGTCATgatgtatttcttcttcttatgtATTGCTAGATTCGATTTGCTAATActatgttaagaatttttttgcatctacatttatAAGGACTATAGATCAGTTATTTTCTTTGCTGATAATGTCTTTGTCAAATTTCTGTATCAAAGTTATGCTCATTTCATAAAATTAGTTGGGAggagtttcttctcagttttctgaaagagattgtgtAAGGTATGTATTGTTTCTTTCTTAAAGTTTGATAAAAGTCACCAGTGAATCCAgtttggagttttctttgtgggaaaatttttatgattttgatttctttaaatagagCTATTcaagttttcttattctttttgggtcatttttgaatgtgtttttaaaggaatttaattcATCTAAGTTGTTGAGTTTATATCTGCAGAATCTATAGGTATCACTAcaaatttcttcattctttcattccttaTATTGGTaatatatacttttcttttttaatcaatcTTGTGAAAAGTCTcactaattttattaatatttgctaAAAGTAACAACTTTTACCTTTGGTaattttctgtttcactgatttctgctctttattatttctttcttattttgggtttaatttgttctttttctaacttaagGTGGAAAAATAAGTTGGTATTTAGTTACATAAGAAATAAGGTAGTTGAAAGCAAAAACTGTCTTCTACATATTTGTGTCTATAAATAGTAGGCCCTTAATAAGTTATTTGCTGATTGAATGAATAGCGTGGTGGAGTATCCAGATAGAGGAGCTAAATAATGTCAAGATGGATCTAGGGTTTTTTATGTCATTAGAATCACCTTAAAGTCTTCTGTCTATATCTTTGCCcatattgttctttctttttaaaatatgtctccCTTTTCTATATGATAAAATTCTATTTAGCTTTTGAAGTTTTAAAGTAAGACTCGTGTTCC
This Camelus ferus isolate YT-003-E chromosome 10, BCGSAC_Cfer_1.0, whole genome shotgun sequence DNA region includes the following protein-coding sequences:
- the POLD3 gene encoding DNA polymerase delta subunit 3 isoform X2 — translated: MADQFYLENIDEFVTDQNKIVTYKWLSYTLGVHVNQAKQMLYDYVERKRKENSGAQLHVTYLVSGSLIQNGHSCHKVAVVREDKLEAVKSKLAVTASIHVYSIQKAMLKDSGPLFNTDYDILKSNLQNCSKFSAIQCAAAVPRAPAESSSSEKFEQSDLPVSPETQANNELTTNGHGPPVPKQSSQQPKGIMGMFAAKAASKTQDTNKETKTEAKEVINASSAGNKAPGKGNMISNFFGKAAMNKLKVNLDSEQVVKEEKKLEQPPLSVTEPKLAAPVGLEKSSKNIEPVKMQQKEKKRRKQVEFSDDETKETENMKKKRRRIKLPESDSSEDEVIPDSPGAYEAESPSPPPPASPPPPASPSPEPLPKTEPEPPSVK